In Acipenser ruthenus chromosome 16, fAciRut3.2 maternal haplotype, whole genome shotgun sequence, the following proteins share a genomic window:
- the LOC117412140 gene encoding mitochondrial ornithine transporter 1-like isoform X1 produces the protein MSLESAHVHPVIDTMINLTAGAIGGVACVLSGHPFDTVKVKMQTFPGMYRGFVDCSVRTYRQDGLHGLYQGTMPALVANVAENAVLFACYGFCQQLTRTLYGLERVSDLSDLQNATAGSFASVFSSLVLCPTELVKCRMQALHEMKVTGKTFLHHQVSTWSIMRSVMQTEGPQGFFQGLTSTWLREVPGYFFFFGGYEISRTCFTKTGQAKGELGVVPLVVSGGIGGACFWLAVYPVDSVKSRIQVLSMAGRQAGFLSSFINIIKTEGFLALYCGLTPTVIRAFPSNGALFLAYELTRRALTNQASNH, from the exons ATGTCCCTGGAGAGTGCTCATGTCCACCCGGTCATAGATACCATGATCAACCTGACTGCGGGAGCTATAG GTGGCGTGGCCTGTGTGCTGAGTGGCCACCCCTTCGACACGGTGAAGGTGAAGATGCAGACCTTTCCCGGCATGTACAGGGGCTTCGTGGATTGCTCTGTGAGGACCTACAGGCAGGACGGGCTCCACGGGCTCTACCAGGGCACAATGCCAGCACTGGTGGCCAACGTGGCCGAGAACGCCGTCCTGTTTGCGTGCTATGGGTTCTGCCAGCAGCTGACCAGGACACTGTACGGACTGGAGAGAGTGTCGGACCTCAG TGACCTGCAGAATGCAACCGCGGGTTCATTTGCATCCGTGTTCTCCTCCCTGGTCTTGTGCCCCACTGAACTGGTGAAGTGTCGAATGCAGGCCCTGCATGAAATGAAAGTCACGGGTAAAACCTTCCTGCATCATCAGGT CTCCACGTGGTCTATCATGAGGAGCGTCATGCAGACGGAGGGGCCCCAGGGCTTCTTCCAGGGCCTGACCAGCACCTGGCTCCGGGAGGTCCCTGGATACTTCTTCTTCTTTGGGGGCTACGAGATCAGCAGGACCTGCTTCACCAAAACAGGGCAGGCGAAGGGTGAACTGG GGGTGGTCCCGCTGGTTGTGAGTGGAGGGATTGGAGGAGCCTGCTTCTGGCTTGCAGTTTACCCAGTAGACTCAGTCAAGTCCCGAATCCAAGTTCTGTCAATGGCTGGGAGACAGGCTGGGTTCCTGTCGTCTTTTATCAACATCATTAAAACTGAAG GTTTCCTAGCTTTGTATTGCGGACTGACGCCGACAGTTATTCGAGCGTTCCCTTCCAATGGAGCTCTCTTCCTGGCTTATGAATTAACCAGAAGAGCCCTCACTAACCAGGCTAGCAACCACTGA
- the LOC117412140 gene encoding mitochondrial ornithine transporter 1-like isoform X2 encodes MQTFPGMYRGFVDCSVRTYRQDGLHGLYQGTMPALVANVAENAVLFACYGFCQQLTRTLYGLERVSDLSDLQNATAGSFASVFSSLVLCPTELVKCRMQALHEMKVTGKTFLHHQVSTWSIMRSVMQTEGPQGFFQGLTSTWLREVPGYFFFFGGYEISRTCFTKTGQAKGELGVVPLVVSGGIGGACFWLAVYPVDSVKSRIQVLSMAGRQAGFLSSFINIIKTEGFLALYCGLTPTVIRAFPSNGALFLAYELTRRALTNQASNH; translated from the exons ATGCAGACCTTTCCCGGCATGTACAGGGGCTTCGTGGATTGCTCTGTGAGGACCTACAGGCAGGACGGGCTCCACGGGCTCTACCAGGGCACAATGCCAGCACTGGTGGCCAACGTGGCCGAGAACGCCGTCCTGTTTGCGTGCTATGGGTTCTGCCAGCAGCTGACCAGGACACTGTACGGACTGGAGAGAGTGTCGGACCTCAG TGACCTGCAGAATGCAACCGCGGGTTCATTTGCATCCGTGTTCTCCTCCCTGGTCTTGTGCCCCACTGAACTGGTGAAGTGTCGAATGCAGGCCCTGCATGAAATGAAAGTCACGGGTAAAACCTTCCTGCATCATCAGGT CTCCACGTGGTCTATCATGAGGAGCGTCATGCAGACGGAGGGGCCCCAGGGCTTCTTCCAGGGCCTGACCAGCACCTGGCTCCGGGAGGTCCCTGGATACTTCTTCTTCTTTGGGGGCTACGAGATCAGCAGGACCTGCTTCACCAAAACAGGGCAGGCGAAGGGTGAACTGG GGGTGGTCCCGCTGGTTGTGAGTGGAGGGATTGGAGGAGCCTGCTTCTGGCTTGCAGTTTACCCAGTAGACTCAGTCAAGTCCCGAATCCAAGTTCTGTCAATGGCTGGGAGACAGGCTGGGTTCCTGTCGTCTTTTATCAACATCATTAAAACTGAAG GTTTCCTAGCTTTGTATTGCGGACTGACGCCGACAGTTATTCGAGCGTTCCCTTCCAATGGAGCTCTCTTCCTGGCTTATGAATTAACCAGAAGAGCCCTCACTAACCAGGCTAGCAACCACTGA